A stretch of the Gemmatimonadaceae bacterium genome encodes the following:
- a CDS encoding glycoside hydrolase family 16 protein — protein sequence MKFRTALVLAWLLAPVTLPAQGRTAAPAKPAASSAAPARSAAPAPSAPAGWTLVWRDEFNGRSLDTTRWNVLLREQSKHDELQYYLPDEVYLERGALRIRSRERAYGTMKYTSGRLDTRGKFAPIYGRFEIRAKLPVGKGLWPAHWLYPQNRNWPMEALMQREVAEGRERLIPEERPWYSEIDIMEYLGHEPNVLYGTLHYTTFKGEKKSTSGTWRGDADYSADFHLYVLEWESDSLRWYIDGHLMHATATGVPHTPHYLILNTAVGGGWPGNPDATTRFPQYHDIDYVRVYRRARPF from the coding sequence ATGAAGTTCCGCACCGCCCTCGTGCTGGCTTGGCTCCTCGCTCCCGTCACCCTCCCGGCCCAGGGACGGACCGCCGCTCCGGCGAAACCCGCTGCGTCTTCCGCGGCCCCCGCACGCTCGGCCGCGCCGGCGCCGTCCGCACCCGCCGGCTGGACGCTCGTCTGGCGCGACGAGTTCAATGGACGCTCCCTCGACACGACCCGCTGGAACGTGTTGCTGCGCGAACAGAGCAAGCACGACGAACTCCAGTACTACCTTCCCGACGAAGTGTACCTCGAGCGGGGCGCGCTGCGCATCCGCAGCCGGGAGCGGGCCTACGGCACGATGAAGTACACCAGCGGTCGCCTGGACACGCGCGGGAAGTTCGCCCCCATCTACGGCCGCTTCGAGATTCGGGCGAAGCTTCCCGTGGGCAAGGGCCTGTGGCCCGCCCACTGGCTCTATCCGCAGAACCGGAACTGGCCAATGGAAGCGCTGATGCAGCGCGAGGTCGCCGAGGGGCGCGAGCGCCTGATCCCCGAGGAACGCCCGTGGTACAGCGAGATCGACATCATGGAGTACCTCGGCCACGAGCCCAACGTGCTCTATGGAACGCTGCACTACACGACGTTCAAGGGGGAGAAGAAGTCCACGTCGGGGACGTGGCGCGGCGACGCCGACTACTCGGCCGACTTCCACCTCTACGTGCTCGAGTGGGAGTCCGACTCGCTGCGCTGGTACATCGATGGCCACCTGATGCACGCGACGGCGACGGGCGTTCCGCACACGCCGCACTACCTGATCCTCAACACGGCGGTGGGCGGCGGCTGGCCGGGGAATCCGGATGCGACGACGCGATTCCCGCAGTACCACGACATCGATTACGTCAGGGTGTATCGGAGGGCCAGGCCCTTCTAA
- a CDS encoding class I SAM-dependent methyltransferase, which produces MSKRYDQEYFDRWYRDPRHRVNTPAGVRRKVRLVLGIAEALLERPVRSILDVGCGEAAWRSHFLDERPKAEYVGIDSSEYAVARFGRTRGIRTGTLGTLGQLGLTERFDVIVCCDVLQYIPAEELGPGLRAVAGLLAGVAYLEAFTSGDELEGDKRHWHHRTPDWYRHAFRDAGLTAMGMHCYVGDALRGSTLALERAE; this is translated from the coding sequence ATGAGCAAGCGCTACGATCAGGAGTACTTCGACCGCTGGTATCGCGATCCGCGGCACCGCGTGAACACGCCGGCCGGTGTGCGACGCAAGGTGCGCCTGGTGCTCGGCATCGCCGAGGCCCTGCTCGAGCGGCCCGTGCGCTCGATCCTCGACGTCGGCTGCGGCGAGGCCGCCTGGCGGTCGCATTTCCTCGACGAGCGTCCCAAGGCCGAGTACGTGGGGATCGACTCCAGTGAGTACGCCGTCGCGCGCTTCGGGCGCACGCGCGGCATTCGCACCGGGACGTTGGGCACGTTGGGACAACTGGGCCTCACCGAACGCTTCGACGTGATCGTCTGCTGCGACGTGCTGCAGTACATCCCCGCCGAGGAACTCGGACCGGGGCTGCGCGCCGTCGCCGGACTGCTCGCTGGCGTCGCCTACCTCGAGGCCTTCACGAGCGGCGACGAACTCGAGGGCGACAAGCGGCACTGGCATCACCGGACGCCGGACTGGTACCGGCATGCCTTTCGCGATGCCGGCCTGACCGCGATGGGCATGCACTGCTACGTCGGTGACGCGCTGCGCGGATCGACGCTCGCGCTCGAGCGCGCGGAGTAG
- a CDS encoding NapC/NirT family cytochrome c, whose protein sequence is MRSKLPASFTNPITLLGVSITSICFVIIGFLAINEWLAKDPSPYVGVLAYIIVPGILLFGVAVAVFGILRENRLIKLGRHKERHFPSIDLANPQHQSGIAIVFVLGSILVLATGVGSFKAYHAMESDKFCGTSCHTPMEPEYTAYQNGPHARVGCVKCHIGSGAGWFVKSKLSGSYQLYSVAFNKFPRPIETPIHNLRPAQQTCEQCHWPSQFFSQKLMRQTYFQSVGKENVKSTIDLLIKVGGGNKEAGPTSGIHWHMNIRNKVYYVATDDRRQIIPWVKSVGPDGTERIFKSTELAFTPADSARGESRRMDCVDCHNRPAHQYRNPSRMVNHLMTLGWIDPELPSAKDLAVHVLEESYSTAAIGKDSIRTAITEYYQANFPALLQTKPAQIERMITEVQNLFAKNYFPSMRADWKNFPDNIGHMYFLGCFRCHDGKHVDQNGKVLTKDCNTCHSIIGQQVAGKPAQTSIEGLKYIHPVDIGNDWQDGPCADCHNTPPAEKEGKKEKVKAVSLRPTP, encoded by the coding sequence ATGCGTTCCAAACTGCCCGCATCGTTCACGAATCCGATCACGCTCCTCGGCGTCTCCATCACGTCGATCTGCTTCGTGATCATCGGATTCCTCGCGATCAACGAGTGGCTGGCGAAGGATCCGAGCCCCTACGTCGGCGTGCTCGCATACATCATCGTGCCGGGCATTCTGCTGTTTGGCGTGGCCGTGGCAGTCTTCGGCATCCTGCGCGAGAACCGGCTGATCAAGCTCGGCAGGCACAAGGAACGCCACTTCCCCTCCATCGACCTCGCGAACCCGCAGCACCAGTCGGGGATCGCGATTGTCTTCGTGCTCGGCAGCATCCTCGTGCTGGCGACGGGCGTCGGCAGCTTCAAGGCCTACCACGCGATGGAGTCCGACAAGTTCTGCGGCACGAGCTGCCACACGCCGATGGAGCCGGAGTACACCGCCTACCAGAACGGGCCGCACGCGCGCGTCGGCTGCGTGAAGTGCCATATCGGCTCGGGCGCCGGCTGGTTCGTGAAGTCGAAGCTGTCGGGGAGCTACCAGCTCTACTCGGTGGCGTTCAACAAATTCCCGCGTCCCATCGAGACGCCGATTCACAACCTGCGCCCGGCGCAACAGACCTGCGAGCAGTGCCACTGGCCGAGCCAGTTCTTCAGCCAGAAGCTGATGCGCCAGACGTATTTCCAGTCGGTCGGCAAGGAGAACGTGAAGTCCACCATCGACCTGCTCATCAAGGTCGGCGGCGGCAACAAGGAAGCGGGACCGACGTCCGGCATCCACTGGCACATGAACATCCGGAACAAGGTCTACTACGTCGCCACGGACGATCGCCGGCAGATCATCCCGTGGGTCAAGAGCGTGGGGCCGGACGGCACGGAGCGGATCTTCAAGAGCACCGAGCTCGCCTTCACGCCGGCGGATTCGGCCCGGGGCGAGAGCCGCCGCATGGACTGCGTCGACTGCCACAACCGTCCAGCGCACCAGTATCGCAATCCGTCGCGCATGGTCAACCACCTGATGACGCTCGGCTGGATCGACCCCGAGCTGCCCAGCGCGAAGGACCTGGCCGTGCACGTGCTCGAGGAGTCGTACTCGACCGCCGCCATCGGCAAGGACAGCATCCGCACCGCGATCACCGAGTATTACCAGGCGAACTTCCCGGCCCTGCTCCAGACGAAGCCGGCGCAGATCGAGCGGATGATCACCGAGGTGCAGAACCTCTTCGCGAAGAACTACTTCCCCTCGATGCGGGCCGACTGGAAGAACTTCCCCGACAACATCGGGCACATGTACTTCCTGGGCTGCTTCCGCTGCCACGACGGCAAGCACGTGGACCAGAACGGCAAGGTGCTCACGAAGGACTGCAACACCTGCCACTCCATCATTGGACAGCAGGTGGCGGGCAAGCCGGCGCAGACGTCCATCGAGGGGCTCAAGTACATCCATCCGGTGGACATCGGCAACGACTGGCAGGACGGGCCGTGCGCCGACTGCCACAACACGCCGCCGGCGGAGAAGGAAGGCAAGAAAGAGAAGGTGAAGGCCGTGAGCCTGCGCCCCACGCCGTAG
- a CDS encoding phosphoribosylanthranilate isomerase, producing MELKICCIASVQEAELALAHGATALGLVSAMPSGPGPIPDLDIRVIARAMAGRARRFLLTSRTDPAEIAPQVREAGTDTVQLVDTPTPQAVRALRALLPGVSLVPVIHVRGPEAIETALALAEDADALLLDSGNPAGAVRELGGTGRTHDWSVSAELVRAVAPRQVFLAGGLRADNVARAVREVRPAGIDICSGVRTGGALDAAKLHAFTTALRAAVVER from the coding sequence ATGGAGCTGAAGATCTGCTGCATCGCCTCGGTGCAGGAAGCCGAGCTTGCCCTTGCCCATGGCGCCACCGCGCTCGGCCTGGTGTCGGCCATGCCGAGCGGTCCCGGCCCGATTCCCGACCTCGACATTCGCGTGATCGCCCGCGCGATGGCGGGACGTGCGCGGCGATTTCTCCTGACCAGCCGCACCGATCCGGCGGAAATCGCGCCACAGGTGCGCGAGGCCGGCACCGATACCGTGCAATTGGTGGACACGCCGACGCCGCAGGCCGTGCGCGCCCTGCGCGCGCTGCTGCCGGGCGTGTCGCTCGTTCCGGTCATTCACGTGCGCGGACCCGAGGCCATCGAGACGGCGCTGGCACTCGCCGAAGACGCCGACGCCCTGCTCCTGGATTCGGGCAACCCCGCGGGCGCCGTGCGCGAACTCGGCGGCACCGGACGCACGCACGATTGGTCGGTGAGCGCCGAGCTGGTGCGCGCTGTCGCCCCGCGGCAGGTCTTCCTGGCAGGCGGGTTGCGTGCGGACAACGTCGCGCGAGCGGTGCGGGAGGTGCGCCCCGCGGGCATCGACATCTGCTCGGGCGTTCGCACCGGCGGCGCCCTGGACGCCGCCAAGTTGCACGCGTTCACGACGGCGCTGCGCGCGGCGGTCGTCGAGCGTTAG
- a CDS encoding cytochrome c3 family protein has translation MIRRLFVLFLVLGTFTQLGAQAALAQTREDCLQCHNDKTLTKEGANKKTISLFVDEKILNKSTHEKLACVSCHVGFNPEELPHKAEITPVNCARCHGKAALKHPFHPELNRAVSQGKLPKTLCQTCHGRHNVASPKTPGAPFSRERLTQDCGQCHQKAAEHFPSSAHGQALAKGVKGAPTCLTCHRGVGFVFGSADSLTVKLNQNKLCFGCHLDNADVRARTSPTAGFIAGYDNSVHGQALEKRGMADAANCVSCHGSHDMKRGSDNSSFVARQNIPNTCGKCHTQIAAVYKTSVHGVEAAKGNDDSPVCTSCHGEHTILGKKDPKSRTAPTNVSAQVCQPCHASVALSAKYGLRSDRFKTFTDSYHGLASRGGSLSVANCASCHGGHDIKPSSDSTSRVSKANLKVTCGRCHPGASERFAQGSVHITLTQEQEPILYWVAMGYIILIALIIGGMLVHNLLDFIKKSKHNLKVRRGLIDAEHGGHTLYLRMSLNERLQHATLVISFVTLVITGFALKFPEAWWVAPLHRNLPGVFDLRSLVHRIAGVIMLVASVYHVYYLAFVPRGRQLVKDLFPVPQDLFDAIDMVKYNLGWSSVRPKFGRFSYIEKSEYWALVWGNIVMGATGIILWFDNTFMNLLTKLGWDIARTVHYYEAWLATLAILVWHIYFVIFNPDIYPINLAFWKGTLTEREMLDEHPLELSQLRAQAVEDEDDDEPGVKPA, from the coding sequence ATGATTCGCCGTCTGTTTGTCCTGTTCCTCGTGCTCGGAACCTTCACTCAACTGGGTGCCCAGGCAGCCCTCGCGCAGACGCGCGAGGACTGCCTGCAGTGTCATAACGACAAGACCCTCACCAAAGAGGGCGCGAACAAGAAGACGATCTCGCTGTTCGTGGACGAGAAGATCCTCAACAAGTCCACGCACGAGAAGCTCGCCTGCGTCTCCTGCCACGTCGGGTTCAACCCCGAGGAGCTGCCGCACAAGGCCGAGATCACGCCGGTCAACTGCGCGCGCTGCCACGGCAAGGCGGCGCTCAAGCACCCGTTCCATCCCGAGCTCAACCGGGCCGTCTCGCAGGGGAAGCTGCCCAAGACCCTCTGCCAGACCTGCCACGGCCGGCACAACGTCGCCTCGCCGAAGACGCCCGGCGCCCCCTTCTCCCGGGAGCGCCTGACGCAGGACTGCGGGCAGTGCCACCAGAAGGCGGCGGAGCACTTCCCGTCGTCGGCGCACGGCCAGGCCCTGGCGAAGGGCGTCAAGGGCGCCCCGACTTGCCTCACCTGCCATCGCGGCGTCGGCTTTGTCTTCGGAAGCGCCGATTCGCTCACGGTGAAGCTGAACCAGAACAAGCTCTGCTTCGGCTGCCATCTCGACAACGCGGACGTGCGGGCGCGCACCTCGCCGACGGCCGGCTTCATCGCGGGCTACGACAACAGCGTGCACGGCCAGGCGCTCGAGAAGAGGGGGATGGCCGACGCCGCGAACTGCGTGAGCTGCCACGGCAGCCACGACATGAAGCGCGGCTCCGACAACTCGTCGTTCGTGGCCCGCCAGAACATCCCGAACACCTGCGGCAAGTGCCATACGCAGATCGCCGCGGTCTACAAGACGAGCGTGCACGGGGTCGAGGCGGCCAAGGGGAACGACGACTCCCCGGTCTGCACCTCGTGCCATGGCGAGCACACGATCCTCGGCAAGAAGGATCCCAAGTCGCGCACGGCGCCCACCAACGTCTCGGCGCAGGTCTGCCAGCCCTGCCACGCGTCGGTCGCGCTCTCGGCCAAGTACGGGCTGCGCAGCGATCGCTTCAAGACGTTCACCGACAGCTACCACGGACTCGCGAGCCGCGGCGGCTCGCTCTCGGTCGCCAACTGCGCCAGCTGCCACGGCGGACACGACATCAAGCCGTCCTCCGATTCGACGTCGCGCGTCAGCAAGGCGAACCTCAAGGTCACGTGCGGCCGGTGCCATCCGGGCGCGAGCGAGCGCTTTGCGCAGGGCTCGGTGCACATCACGCTCACCCAGGAGCAGGAACCGATCCTGTACTGGGTGGCGATGGGCTACATCATCCTCATCGCGCTGATCATCGGCGGCATGCTGGTGCACAACCTGCTCGACTTCATCAAGAAGTCGAAGCACAACCTCAAGGTGCGCCGCGGGCTGATTGACGCCGAGCATGGCGGCCACACGCTGTACCTGCGCATGTCGCTCAACGAGCGGCTGCAGCATGCCACGCTGGTCATCAGCTTCGTCACGCTGGTGATCACCGGCTTCGCGCTCAAGTTCCCCGAGGCGTGGTGGGTGGCGCCGCTGCACCGGAACCTCCCGGGCGTCTTCGACCTGCGCAGCCTGGTGCACCGCATCGCCGGCGTGATCATGCTGGTGGCGAGCGTCTACCACGTGTACTACCTCGCCTTCGTCCCGCGCGGCCGGCAGCTGGTCAAGGACCTGTTCCCGGTGCCGCAGGACCTGTTCGACGCCATCGACATGGTGAAGTACAACCTGGGCTGGTCGTCGGTGCGGCCAAAGTTCGGGCGCTTCAGCTACATCGAGAAGAGCGAGTACTGGGCGCTGGTGTGGGGCAACATCGTGATGGGCGCCACGGGCATCATCCTGTGGTTCGACAACACGTTCATGAACCTGCTGACCAAGCTCGGCTGGGACATTGCCCGCACGGTGCACTACTACGAAGCGTGGCTGGCGACGCTCGCCATCCTCGTCTGGCACATCTACTTCGTGATCTTCAACCCCGACATCTATCCCATCAACCTCGCGTTCTGGAAGGGGACGCTCACCGAGCGCGAGATGCTCGACGAGCACCCGCTGGAGCTCTCGCAGCTCCGCGCCCAGGCCGTCGAGGACGAGGATGATGACGAACCGGGCGTGAAGCCCGCGTAG
- a CDS encoding metalloregulator ArsR/SmtB family transcription factor — translation MSTLDTPAVFDRLAAISDATRARLLACLERHELTVGELQDVLQLPQSTVSRHLKVLADAGWVASREAGPSNRYRMAGRELDAGARRLWHSVRDEVVRHPASQRDLARVHEVLSRRHVKSQEFFASAAGQWDRMRSELFGARPELYALLGLLDASWTVADLGCGTGQLAEAIAPFVQRVIGVDESSAMLRAARARLHAVENAEVRPGTLEALPLDTRSVDVAVLSLVLPYVADPVPALAEAHRVLRPGGKALIVDMLPHEHEDYRQTMGHLWLGVDGAQLTQWACAAGFAATRVQPLPAVPGAKGPSLFVAVLTTPVSPARRKRP, via the coding sequence ATGAGTACCCTCGACACGCCTGCGGTCTTTGACCGCCTCGCCGCCATTTCCGACGCCACCCGCGCGCGGCTGCTCGCCTGTCTCGAGCGGCACGAGCTGACCGTCGGCGAGCTGCAGGATGTCCTGCAGCTCCCGCAGTCCACGGTGAGCCGCCATCTCAAGGTGCTCGCCGACGCCGGCTGGGTGGCGTCGCGAGAGGCGGGGCCGAGCAACCGCTACCGGATGGCCGGACGCGAGCTGGACGCGGGGGCGCGCCGCCTGTGGCATTCGGTGCGCGACGAGGTGGTGCGGCATCCGGCGTCGCAGCGCGACCTCGCGCGTGTCCACGAGGTGCTCTCGCGGCGTCACGTGAAGTCGCAGGAGTTCTTCGCATCGGCGGCCGGGCAATGGGATCGCATGCGCAGCGAACTCTTCGGCGCGCGTCCCGAACTCTACGCGCTGCTGGGCCTGCTCGACGCCTCGTGGACCGTCGCCGACCTGGGCTGCGGCACGGGCCAGCTGGCCGAGGCGATCGCGCCGTTCGTGCAGCGCGTCATCGGCGTGGACGAGTCCTCGGCCATGCTGCGCGCGGCGCGCGCCCGGCTGCACGCCGTGGAAAACGCCGAGGTGCGCCCGGGCACGCTCGAGGCGCTGCCGCTCGACACGCGATCGGTGGACGTGGCGGTGCTTTCGCTCGTCCTGCCCTACGTGGCCGATCCGGTACCCGCACTCGCCGAGGCGCACCGCGTGTTGCGGCCTGGCGGCAAGGCGCTCATCGTGGACATGCTGCCGCACGAGCACGAGGATTACCGCCAGACGATGGGCCACCTCTGGCTCGGCGTGGACGGTGCCCAGCTCACACAGTGGGCGTGCGCAGCCGGTTTCGCTGCCACGCGCGTGCAGCCGCTGCCGGCCGTTCCCGGCGCCAAGGGTCCGTCGCTGTTTGTCGCCGTGCTCACCACGCCGGTAAGTCCGGCGCGGAGGAAGAGGCCGTAG
- the pdxH gene encoding pyridoxamine 5'-phosphate oxidase, with the protein MNLADMRKQYSTVGVSREELHDDPVEQFRAWFDQACQSGIPEPNAMSLATAGRDGRPVARTVLLKQYDRRGFVFFTNLESRKAKQLAENPHAALLFPWVALERQVLITGPVERVSVADATAYFLTRPVGSQLAAWASPQSSVISSRQLLEMKWDEMKRKFADGKIPLPSFWGGYRVIPETFEFWQGRINRLHDRFQYTRHDGRWVIERLAP; encoded by the coding sequence ATGAACCTCGCCGACATGCGCAAGCAGTACTCCACCGTGGGCGTGTCCCGCGAGGAACTGCACGACGATCCGGTGGAACAGTTCCGCGCCTGGTTCGACCAGGCATGCCAGTCGGGCATTCCCGAGCCGAATGCGATGTCGCTCGCCACGGCCGGGCGCGACGGCCGCCCGGTGGCGCGCACGGTGCTGCTCAAGCAGTACGACCGGCGCGGCTTCGTCTTCTTCACGAACCTCGAGAGTCGCAAGGCGAAGCAGCTCGCGGAGAATCCGCACGCGGCGCTGCTCTTCCCGTGGGTGGCGCTCGAGCGTCAGGTCCTCATCACCGGTCCCGTCGAGCGGGTCTCGGTGGCGGATGCGACGGCGTACTTCCTCACGCGGCCCGTCGGCAGTCAGCTGGCGGCGTGGGCCTCGCCGCAAAGTTCCGTCATCTCGTCGCGGCAATTGCTCGAGATGAAATGGGACGAGATGAAGCGCAAGTTTGCCGACGGCAAGATTCCCCTCCCGTCGTTCTGGGGCGGCTATCGCGTCATCCCCGAGACGTTCGAGTTCTGGCAGGGGCGCATCAACCGCCTGCACGACCGGTTCCAGTACACGCGGCATGACGGGCGCTGGGTGATCGAGCGGCTGGCTCCGTAG
- the ahcY gene encoding adenosylhomocysteinase, translated as MTTIAHPFEAAVDAGRTPFKVKDISLAAWGRQEIRLAEYEMPGLMALRAEYGASKPLTGAKIMGSLHMTVQTAVLIETLSALGADVRWVSCNIFSTQDHAAAAVAVGPTGTIEHPRGVPVFAWKGETLDEYWWCTEQALMWPDGSGPSLLLDDGGDATLLVHKGVEFEAAGKVPAHNPVSDSEEYGVILGLLAAEFRKNPQRWTKVAAGLKGVSEETTTGVHRLYEMMKAGTLLFPAVNVNDSVTKSKFDNLYGCRHSLTDGILRASDVMLAGKVAVVLGYGDVGKGCAQALRGQGARVVITEIDPICALQAAMEGYQVATLDDVVKTADIFVTSTGNLDIITVEHMAQMKDKAIVGNIGHFDNEIDMAGLKTYPGMTRNNIKPQFDEWIFPDGHSVLILAEGRLLNLGCATGHPSFVMSCSFTNQVVAQIDLHLAAQGKPTVSGTQYDERKVYTLPKKLDEKVARLHLDKLGVHLTTLTAKQAAYIGVPVEGPYKAEHYRY; from the coding sequence ATGACGACCATCGCACATCCTTTCGAGGCCGCAGTTGATGCCGGCCGCACGCCATTCAAGGTCAAGGACATCTCGCTTGCCGCGTGGGGGCGCCAGGAAATCCGCCTCGCCGAGTACGAGATGCCGGGGCTGATGGCCCTGCGCGCGGAGTATGGCGCGAGCAAGCCGCTCACCGGCGCCAAGATCATGGGTTCGCTGCACATGACGGTGCAGACCGCCGTGCTCATCGAGACGCTCTCCGCCCTCGGTGCCGACGTGCGCTGGGTGTCGTGCAACATCTTCTCGACGCAGGATCATGCGGCCGCGGCCGTGGCCGTCGGTCCCACCGGGACCATCGAGCATCCGCGCGGCGTGCCGGTCTTCGCGTGGAAGGGCGAGACGCTCGACGAGTATTGGTGGTGCACCGAGCAGGCGCTGATGTGGCCGGATGGCTCGGGCCCGAGCCTGCTGCTGGATGACGGCGGCGACGCGACGCTGCTGGTGCACAAGGGCGTCGAGTTCGAGGCCGCCGGCAAGGTGCCGGCGCACAACCCGGTGAGCGACAGCGAAGAGTACGGCGTCATTCTCGGCCTCCTCGCCGCCGAATTCAGGAAGAACCCGCAGCGCTGGACCAAGGTCGCGGCCGGGCTGAAGGGCGTCTCCGAGGAGACGACCACCGGCGTGCACCGCCTCTACGAGATGATGAAGGCCGGCACGCTCCTCTTCCCGGCGGTGAACGTCAACGACTCGGTGACGAAGTCGAAGTTCGACAACCTGTACGGCTGCCGGCACTCGCTCACCGACGGCATTTTGCGCGCGAGCGACGTGATGCTCGCGGGCAAGGTGGCGGTGGTGCTCGGTTACGGCGACGTCGGCAAGGGATGCGCGCAGGCGCTGCGCGGGCAGGGCGCGCGCGTCGTGATCACCGAGATCGACCCCATCTGCGCGCTGCAGGCGGCGATGGAAGGCTATCAGGTGGCCACGCTCGACGACGTCGTGAAGACCGCCGACATCTTCGTCACGTCCACGGGCAACCTCGACATCATCACCGTGGAGCACATGGCGCAGATGAAGGACAAGGCGATCGTCGGCAACATCGGCCACTTCGACAACGAGATCGACATGGCCGGGTTGAAGACCTACCCGGGCATGACGCGCAACAACATCAAGCCGCAGTTCGACGAGTGGATCTTCCCCGACGGCCACTCGGTGCTGATCCTCGCCGAGGGGCGCCTGCTGAACCTCGGCTGCGCGACGGGACATCCCAGCTTCGTGATGAGCTGCTCGTTCACCAACCAGGTGGTGGCGCAGATCGACCTGCACCTGGCGGCGCAGGGCAAGCCGACGGTGAGCGGCACCCAGTATGACGAGCGCAAGGTCTACACGCTCCCCAAGAAGCTCGACGAGAAGGTGGCGCGCCTGCACCTCGACAAGCTGGGCGTCCACCTGACGACGCTGACCGCGAAGCAGGCGGCGTATATCGGGGTGCCGGTCGAGGGGCCGTACAAGGCGGAGCATTATAGGTACTAA
- a CDS encoding rhomboid family intramembrane serine protease: MTPWVQRLLIANVAAFFVQLTAPSLMEPLVFVPMLVFTHPWTIVTYMFLHGGFTHLLFNMLGLYFFGPRIEARLGGQRFLTLYFVAGISGALLSFVFAPYAGVIGASAGIFGIMLAFAHFWPREQIYIWGILPLEARWLVVITTVLAIWSGMGGSRSGAADFAHLGGYAGAFLYLRFIRWGSAAARFKKKAEGAGRVVGAIGDVRRVDVSKVHEVNRDEVNRILDKISATGLGSLTDQERVFLLHFVPMDDRQ; encoded by the coding sequence GTGACCCCCTGGGTCCAGCGCCTGCTGATCGCCAACGTCGCCGCCTTCTTCGTGCAGCTGACCGCACCGAGCCTGATGGAGCCGCTGGTCTTCGTCCCGATGCTCGTCTTCACGCATCCGTGGACGATCGTCACGTACATGTTCCTGCACGGCGGCTTCACGCACCTGCTCTTCAACATGCTCGGGCTGTATTTCTTCGGCCCGCGCATCGAGGCGCGGCTCGGCGGCCAGCGCTTCCTCACGCTGTACTTCGTGGCGGGGATCAGCGGCGCGCTCCTCTCGTTCGTCTTCGCGCCGTACGCCGGCGTCATTGGCGCGTCGGCCGGAATCTTCGGCATCATGCTCGCCTTCGCGCATTTCTGGCCGCGCGAGCAGATCTACATCTGGGGCATCCTCCCCCTCGAGGCGCGCTGGCTCGTGGTGATCACCACGGTGCTGGCCATCTGGAGCGGCATGGGCGGCTCGCGCAGCGGCGCCGCCGACTTCGCGCACCTCGGCGGCTACGCCGGCGCCTTCCTCTACCTGCGTTTCATCCGGTGGGGATCCGCCGCCGCGCGGTTCAAGAAGAAGGCCGAGGGCGCCGGCCGGGTGGTGGGCGCCATCGGCGATGTCCGCCGCGTCGACGTCTCCAAGGTCCACGAGGTCAACCGCGACGAGGTGAACCGGATCCTCGACAAGATCAGCGCCACGGGGCTCGGCAGCCTCACCGATCAGGAACGCGTCTTCCTGTTGCACTTTGTCCCCATGGATGATAGGCAGTAA
- a CDS encoding multiheme c-type cytochrome, producing MKRTFGLLALIAAAVVVPSVAGAQNTYVGVKGCTMCHKSEKQGLQLAIWEKSKHAGAFTTLTTDKANEIAKAKGLAKPAAESPECLECHTIKGGPDAADPKQGVQCESCHGAGSGYKAMATMKAKDLAVKGGLAAWADKAAIEAMCKTCHNEKSPTNKPFNFDERWKEIAHKKPAA from the coding sequence ATGAAGCGCACGTTTGGTCTTCTGGCGTTGATCGCCGCGGCCGTCGTGGTGCCCAGCGTCGCCGGCGCACAGAACACGTATGTCGGCGTGAAGGGCTGCACGATGTGCCACAAGTCGGAGAAGCAGGGACTGCAGCTCGCCATCTGGGAGAAGTCGAAGCACGCCGGCGCCTTCACGACGCTGACGACCGACAAGGCGAACGAGATTGCGAAGGCGAAGGGGCTGGCCAAGCCGGCGGCCGAGTCGCCCGAGTGCCTCGAGTGCCACACGATCAAGGGCGGCCCGGATGCGGCTGATCCGAAGCAGGGCGTGCAGTGCGAGAGCTGCCACGGCGCCGGCTCGGGCTACAAGGCGATGGCGACGATGAAGGCGAAGGATCTCGCGGTGAAGGGCGGGCTCGCGGCGTGGGCCGACAAGGCCGCGATCGAAGCCATGTGCAAGACCTGCCACAACGAGAAGAGCCCGACGAACAAGCCGTTCAACTTCGACGAGCGCTGGAAGGAAATCGCGCACAAGAAGCCGGCCGCGTAA